A genomic window from Purpureocillium takamizusanense chromosome 2, complete sequence includes:
- the PPM2 gene encoding tRNA methyltransferase ppm2, variant 2 (EggNog:ENOG503NTVT~COG:B~COG:O~COG:T): MYKKRAVVLETPELKELLGQEYIIGESDILLRSERYCQIGCDLRQLQKLRTTLESFLSLDDCEVLFVAEVSITYMDTTSADLLLQWASIVGKAEFCLLEQILPHGPDHPFAKTMLIHFDKLKTPPRSVRQYPTLDSQRNRFLDRGWADVAIWDLWQVWSDDYFVNGEERSALDQVEPFDEWEEFILFSRHYFIVHAVAPGVVVVDRGGSLATGGAAPSRTPNFERLDVAVTTHSNSAPRRRYGEAFLVSDSRGRKSLLHMGGLGSSGRSDSWDIYSLSGHSEPPRLPLRGPPSRMCFTMTDLGDFGILLAGGRTSPGNALSDCWLYQKGAKPSWQMTWRLPAPLYRHSAIRLKGTSLALVLGGKTGASTLSSECYVFCLERGWLRCHVQGADRCAAFGAVVYGDASVETKEGVFSGVVAGGIREDGCICTKEYSWRLSVLEERPTIEFKVLSDSQQLGGALALFGAKCVDLGPDWLLCGGLGHEASFLGRDLVLISRDIDGKRIAKVHGAKNESMAWPFMIGCGAVTTSTRVLLVGGGATCFSMGTFWDAGVYSIDILGALSGEKPRTRGNPAVQHTETRRIVSTAGATSPADAHGEELTITQVPRIRLGTGAITFDDILSDAKPVILEGLTVGTCVEKWTPRYMVEQVGDDTEVVVHECHRDLQKMDFNSKNFDYVRDSFGKIVSKMQAGARMYLRSLSRDKPSAAPAILENDFPRLAIDFCLPPELAHIGKNLFSSVLRMSGMVTMWLHYDVMANVYTQVVGERRMVLFPPSDVTRLSFPPGASSSSVDIFAALDAESPATEVFDLAGTHPCEARLGPGDILFIPPLWLHTATPLSNMSVAVNTFFRDLESGYAAGRDVYGNRDLAAYEKARLDVARVARSFQQLPLETRRFYMARVAEELRQAAEGV, encoded by the exons ATGTACAAGAAGCGCGCTGTTGTACTGGAGACGCCTGAATTGAAAGAGCTGCTCGGCCAAGAATACATCATCGGCGAGTCCGATATTCTTTTACGCAGCGAACGGTACTGCCAGATAGGATGCGACCTTCGACAGCTCCAGAAACTTCGTACGACGCTAGAATCATTTCTGTCTCTCGATGACTGTGAGGTCTTGTTCGTGGCTGAAGTGTCCATTACCTACATGGACACCACGTCGGCCGACTTGCTTCTCCAGTGGGCAAGCATCGTTGGGAAAG CCGAATTCTGCCTTCTGGAACAGATTCTCCCACATGGTCCGGATCATCCATTTGCTAAGACAATGCTGATCCACTTTGACAAGCTCAAAACCCCACCGAGATCGGTTCGACAGTATCCGACCCTCGACAGCCAGCGGAATCGCTTTCTTGACCGAGGTTGGGCGGATGTTGCCATATGGGATCTTTGGCAAGTTTGGTCCGACGATTACTTCGTGAATGGCGAAGAGAGGTCTGCACTTGACCAGGTGGAGCCATTTGATGAATGGGAGGAGTTCATTTTGTTCTCGCGACACTATTTCATTGTTCACGCAGTCGCCCCTggggtcgtcgtggtggaTCGTGGTGGAAGTCTTGCTACTGGGGGCGCTGCACCATCGCGGACACCAAACTtcgagcgtctcgacgtggccgtgaCAACACACAGCAACTCGGCTCCCAGACGTCGCTATGGGGAGGCCTTTTTGGTCTCGGACAGCCGTGGCCGAAAGTCTTTGCTTCACATGGGCGGCTTGGGAAGTAGCGGCCGGTCCGATAGCTGGGACATTTACTCGCTCAGTGGGCATAGCGAACCGCCGCGTTTGCCACTCAGGGGACCCCCTTCCAGGATGTGCTTCACTATGACGGACTTGGGCGACTTCGGGATTCTGCTGGCTGGTGGCAGAACGTCCCCAGGAAACGCGCTGTCGGATTGCTGGCTGTACCAGAAAGGCGCGAAACCCTCCTGGCAGATGACCTGGCGACTCCCTGCCCCCTTGTATAGGCACTCGGCAATCAGATTGAAGGGAACGTCTCTCGCATTAGTCTTGGGTGGCAAGACTGGCGCGTCGACGCTCTCCAGCGAGTGCTACGTCTTCTGTCTCGAAAGAGGCTGGCTTCGGTGCCATGTTCAAGGTGCAGATCGCTGTGCGGCGTTTGGGGCCGTGGTCTATGGTGATGCTTCTGTTGAAACGAAGGAGGGAGTGTTTAGCGGTGTGGTTGCTGGAGGCATTCGCGAAGATGGCTGCATCTGCACGAAAGAGTACTCGTGGCGTCTCAGCGTCCTGGAGGAACGG CCGACCATTGAATTCAAGGTTCTGTCTGATTCTCAACAGCTTGGAGGAGCATTGGCTCTGTTTGGCGCAAAATGCGTCGACCTGGGTCCAGACTGGCTGCTCTGTGGCGGTTTGGGACACGAGGCGTCATTCCTGGGTCGGGATCTCGTCCTCATTAGTAGAGACATTGACGGGAAACGCATTGCAAAGGTTCATGGAGCCAAAAACGAGTCTATGGCGTGGCCGTTCATGATTGGGTGTGGCGCCGTGACAACTTCCACCCGGGTCCTTCTCGTCGGTGGGGGGGCAACGTGCTTCTCAATGGGAACATTTTGGGACGCTGGTGTTTACAGTATCGACATACTAGGGGCTCTGAGCGGCGAGAAACCTAGGACACGTGGGAATCCCGCGGTCCAGCATACCGAGACCCGAAGGATCGTGAGCACTGCGGGGGCCACGAGCCCGGCCGACGCGCATGGGGAAGAGCTGACCATTACCCAAGTACCGCGAATAAGGCTGGGAACTGGAGCTATCACATTTGACGACATACTTTCTGATGCGAAACCGGTCATTCTTGAGGGTCTAACCGTGGGGACATGTGTGGAAAAATGGACGCCGCGGTACATGGTGGAGCAAGTCGGCGACGATACCGAG GTCGTTGTGCACGAATGCCACAGAGACTTGCAGAAGATGGACTTCAACTCAAAGAACTTTGACTATGTCCGTGACTCCTTTGGGAAGATAGTGAGCAAGATGCAGGCAGGGGCTCGGATGTATCTGCGGTCGCTGTCACGCGACAAGCCatcagcggcgccagcgatCCTTGAGAACGACTTTCCGCGCCTGGCAATAGACTTTTGTTTGCCACCAGAGTTGGCTCACATCGGCAAGAATCTCTTCAGCTCAGTCCTTCGTATGTCGGGCATGGTCACCATGTGGCTCCACTACGAC GTCATGGCGAACGTATACACGCAGGTAGTGGGGGAAAGGCGCATGGTTCTCTTCCCACCAAGCGATGTGACGCGCCTCTCGTTTCCGCCAGGGGCATCCAGCTCAAGCGTCGACAtcttcgccgccctcgacgcagAGTCGCCAGCGACGGAGGTATTTGACCTGGCAGGAACGCATCCATGCGAAGCGCGCCTTGGGCCTGGAGACATCCTGTTCATACCGCCGCTGTGGCTCCACACGGCGACGCCCCTATCCAACATGAGCGTAGCGGTCAACACGTTCTTCCGAGACCTCGAGAGTGGAtacgccgccggcagggACGTGTACGGGAACCGGGATCTGGCGGCGTACGAGAAAGCAAGACTGGACGTGGCGCGGGTGGCCAGGAGCttccagcagctgccgctcgAAACGCGGCGCTTCTACATGGCGCGCGTTGCCGAGGAACTGCGACAGGCCGCTGAGGGTGTCTGA
- the PPM2 gene encoding tRNA methyltransferase ppm2 (EggNog:ENOG503NTVT~COG:B~COG:O~COG:T) → MTSTSALGLRLPGRNIDSTPRSPFHPPTPREAVRMSPATPSPSRSQALDDMIMGTNSSSIVSKRSVERLYYPDETHFFRYFVKKFQRRAPLINRGYWLRLRAIDVVVRQFLTRPSERKKLVINLGCGSDVLPWQCHARHGSACDRVLFIDIDYPDLMYKKRAVVLETPELKELLGQEYIIGESDILLRSERYCQIGCDLRQLQKLRTTLESFLSLDDCEVLFVAEVSITYMDTTSADLLLQWASIVGKAEFCLLEQILPHGPDHPFAKTMLIHFDKLKTPPRSVRQYPTLDSQRNRFLDRGWADVAIWDLWQVWSDDYFVNGEERSALDQVEPFDEWEEFILFSRHYFIVHAVAPGVVVVDRGGSLATGGAAPSRTPNFERLDVAVTTHSNSAPRRRYGEAFLVSDSRGRKSLLHMGGLGSSGRSDSWDIYSLSGHSEPPRLPLRGPPSRMCFTMTDLGDFGILLAGGRTSPGNALSDCWLYQKGAKPSWQMTWRLPAPLYRHSAIRLKGTSLALVLGGKTGASTLSSECYVFCLERGWLRCHVQGADRCAAFGAVVYGDASVETKEGVFSGVVAGGIREDGCICTKEYSWRLSVLEERPTIEFKVLSDSQQLGGALALFGAKCVDLGPDWLLCGGLGHEASFLGRDLVLISRDIDGKRIAKVHGAKNESMAWPFMIGCGAVTTSTRVLLVGGGATCFSMGTFWDAGVYSIDILGALSGEKPRTRGNPAVQHTETRRIVSTAGATSPADAHGEELTITQVPRIRLGTGAITFDDILSDAKPVILEGLTVGTCVEKWTPRYMVEQVGDDTEVVVHECHRDLQKMDFNSKNFDYVRDSFGKIVSKMQAGARMYLRSLSRDKPSAAPAILENDFPRLAIDFCLPPELAHIGKNLFSSVLRMSGMVTMWLHYDVMANVYTQVVGERRMVLFPPSDVTRLSFPPGASSSSVDIFAALDAESPATEVFDLAGTHPCEARLGPGDILFIPPLWLHTATPLSNMSVAVNTFFRDLESGYAAGRDVYGNRDLAAYEKARLDVARVARSFQQLPLETRRFYMARVAEELRQAAEGV, encoded by the exons ATGACAAGCACGTCCGCCTTAGGTCTTAGACTTCCAGGACGCAACATTGATTCAACACCCAGGTCGCCTTTCCATCCCCCGACCCCGAGGGAAGCTGTCAGGATGTCGCCGGCAACACCAAGCCCGAGTAGGTCACAGGCACTCGACGACATGATCATGGGG ACAaatagcagcagcatcgtctcCAAAAGAAGCGTCGAGCGCCTGTACTACCCTGATGAGACGCACTTCTTCCGCTACTTCGTGAAGAAGTTCCAGAGGAGAGCGCCTCTCATTAACCGCGGCTACTGGTTGAGACTGCGTGCCATCGATGTTGTGGTCCGCCAATTCCTCACACGCCCGTCTGAgcgcaagaagctcgtcatcAATCTCGGCTGTGGAAG TGATGTATTGCCTTGGCAGTGTCATGCCCGTCATGGCTCAGCATGCGATCGGGTGCTCTTCATCGACATCGACTATCCGGATCTCATGTACAAGAAGCGCGCTGTTGTACTGGAGACGCCTGAATTGAAAGAGCTGCTCGGCCAAGAATACATCATCGGCGAGTCCGATATTCTTTTACGCAGCGAACGGTACTGCCAGATAGGATGCGACCTTCGACAGCTCCAGAAACTTCGTACGACGCTAGAATCATTTCTGTCTCTCGATGACTGTGAGGTCTTGTTCGTGGCTGAAGTGTCCATTACCTACATGGACACCACGTCGGCCGACTTGCTTCTCCAGTGGGCAAGCATCGTTGGGAAAG CCGAATTCTGCCTTCTGGAACAGATTCTCCCACATGGTCCGGATCATCCATTTGCTAAGACAATGCTGATCCACTTTGACAAGCTCAAAACCCCACCGAGATCGGTTCGACAGTATCCGACCCTCGACAGCCAGCGGAATCGCTTTCTTGACCGAGGTTGGGCGGATGTTGCCATATGGGATCTTTGGCAAGTTTGGTCCGACGATTACTTCGTGAATGGCGAAGAGAGGTCTGCACTTGACCAGGTGGAGCCATTTGATGAATGGGAGGAGTTCATTTTGTTCTCGCGACACTATTTCATTGTTCACGCAGTCGCCCCTggggtcgtcgtggtggaTCGTGGTGGAAGTCTTGCTACTGGGGGCGCTGCACCATCGCGGACACCAAACTtcgagcgtctcgacgtggccgtgaCAACACACAGCAACTCGGCTCCCAGACGTCGCTATGGGGAGGCCTTTTTGGTCTCGGACAGCCGTGGCCGAAAGTCTTTGCTTCACATGGGCGGCTTGGGAAGTAGCGGCCGGTCCGATAGCTGGGACATTTACTCGCTCAGTGGGCATAGCGAACCGCCGCGTTTGCCACTCAGGGGACCCCCTTCCAGGATGTGCTTCACTATGACGGACTTGGGCGACTTCGGGATTCTGCTGGCTGGTGGCAGAACGTCCCCAGGAAACGCGCTGTCGGATTGCTGGCTGTACCAGAAAGGCGCGAAACCCTCCTGGCAGATGACCTGGCGACTCCCTGCCCCCTTGTATAGGCACTCGGCAATCAGATTGAAGGGAACGTCTCTCGCATTAGTCTTGGGTGGCAAGACTGGCGCGTCGACGCTCTCCAGCGAGTGCTACGTCTTCTGTCTCGAAAGAGGCTGGCTTCGGTGCCATGTTCAAGGTGCAGATCGCTGTGCGGCGTTTGGGGCCGTGGTCTATGGTGATGCTTCTGTTGAAACGAAGGAGGGAGTGTTTAGCGGTGTGGTTGCTGGAGGCATTCGCGAAGATGGCTGCATCTGCACGAAAGAGTACTCGTGGCGTCTCAGCGTCCTGGAGGAACGG CCGACCATTGAATTCAAGGTTCTGTCTGATTCTCAACAGCTTGGAGGAGCATTGGCTCTGTTTGGCGCAAAATGCGTCGACCTGGGTCCAGACTGGCTGCTCTGTGGCGGTTTGGGACACGAGGCGTCATTCCTGGGTCGGGATCTCGTCCTCATTAGTAGAGACATTGACGGGAAACGCATTGCAAAGGTTCATGGAGCCAAAAACGAGTCTATGGCGTGGCCGTTCATGATTGGGTGTGGCGCCGTGACAACTTCCACCCGGGTCCTTCTCGTCGGTGGGGGGGCAACGTGCTTCTCAATGGGAACATTTTGGGACGCTGGTGTTTACAGTATCGACATACTAGGGGCTCTGAGCGGCGAGAAACCTAGGACACGTGGGAATCCCGCGGTCCAGCATACCGAGACCCGAAGGATCGTGAGCACTGCGGGGGCCACGAGCCCGGCCGACGCGCATGGGGAAGAGCTGACCATTACCCAAGTACCGCGAATAAGGCTGGGAACTGGAGCTATCACATTTGACGACATACTTTCTGATGCGAAACCGGTCATTCTTGAGGGTCTAACCGTGGGGACATGTGTGGAAAAATGGACGCCGCGGTACATGGTGGAGCAAGTCGGCGACGATACCGAG GTCGTTGTGCACGAATGCCACAGAGACTTGCAGAAGATGGACTTCAACTCAAAGAACTTTGACTATGTCCGTGACTCCTTTGGGAAGATAGTGAGCAAGATGCAGGCAGGGGCTCGGATGTATCTGCGGTCGCTGTCACGCGACAAGCCatcagcggcgccagcgatCCTTGAGAACGACTTTCCGCGCCTGGCAATAGACTTTTGTTTGCCACCAGAGTTGGCTCACATCGGCAAGAATCTCTTCAGCTCAGTCCTTCGTATGTCGGGCATGGTCACCATGTGGCTCCACTACGAC GTCATGGCGAACGTATACACGCAGGTAGTGGGGGAAAGGCGCATGGTTCTCTTCCCACCAAGCGATGTGACGCGCCTCTCGTTTCCGCCAGGGGCATCCAGCTCAAGCGTCGACAtcttcgccgccctcgacgcagAGTCGCCAGCGACGGAGGTATTTGACCTGGCAGGAACGCATCCATGCGAAGCGCGCCTTGGGCCTGGAGACATCCTGTTCATACCGCCGCTGTGGCTCCACACGGCGACGCCCCTATCCAACATGAGCGTAGCGGTCAACACGTTCTTCCGAGACCTCGAGAGTGGAtacgccgccggcagggACGTGTACGGGAACCGGGATCTGGCGGCGTACGAGAAAGCAAGACTGGACGTGGCGCGGGTGGCCAGGAGCttccagcagctgccgctcgAAACGCGGCGCTTCTACATGGCGCGCGTTGCCGAGGAACTGCGACAGGCCGCTGAGGGTGTCTGA
- the PPM2 gene encoding tRNA methyltransferase ppm2, variant 3 (EggNog:ENOG503NTVT~COG:B~COG:O~COG:T) — MTSTSALGLRLPGRNIDSTPRSPFHPPTPREAVRMSPATPSPSRSQALDDMIMGTNSSSIVSKRSVERLYYPDETHFFRYFVKKFQRRAPLINRGYWLRLRAIDVVVRQFLTRPSERKKLVINLGCGSDVLPWQCHARHGSACDRVLFIDIDYPDLMYKKRAVVLETPELKELLGQEYIIGESDILLRSERYCQIGCDLRQLQKLRTTLESFLSLDDCEVLFVAEVSITYMDTTSADLLLQWASIVGKAEFCLLEQILPHGPDHPFAKTMLIHFDKLKTPPRSVRQYPTLDSQRNRFLDRGWADVAIWDLWQVWSDDYFVNGEERSALDQVEPFDEWEEFILFSRHYFIVHAVAPGVVVVDRGGSLATGGAAPSRTPNFERLDVAVTTHSNSAPRRRYGEAFLVSDSRGRKSLLHMGGLGSSGRSDSWDIYSLSGHSEPPRLPLRGPPSRMCFTMTDLGDFGILLAGGRTSPGNALSDCWLYQKGAKPSWQMTWRLPAPLYRHSAIRLKGTSLALVLGGKTGASTLSSECYVFCLERGWLRCHVQGADRCAAFGAVVYGDASVETKEGVFSGVVAGGIREDGCICTKEYSWRLSVLEERPTIEFKVLSDSQQLGGALALFGAKCVDLGPDWLLCGGLGHEASFLGRDLVLISRDIDGKRIAKVHGAKNESMAWPFMIGCGAVTTSTRVLLVGGGATCFSMGTFWDAGVYSIDILGALSGEKPRTRGNPAVQHTETRRIVSTAGATSPADAHGEELTITQVPRIRLGTGAITFDDILSDAKPVILEGLTVGTCVEKWTPRYMVEQVGDDTEVVVHECHRDLQKMDFNSKNFDYVRDSFGKIVSKMQAGARMYLRSLSRDKPSAAPAILENDFPRLAIDFCLPPELAHIGKNLFSSVLRMSGMVTMWLHYDVGTTQGDAVLETVMNRKR, encoded by the exons ATGACAAGCACGTCCGCCTTAGGTCTTAGACTTCCAGGACGCAACATTGATTCAACACCCAGGTCGCCTTTCCATCCCCCGACCCCGAGGGAAGCTGTCAGGATGTCGCCGGCAACACCAAGCCCGAGTAGGTCACAGGCACTCGACGACATGATCATGGGG ACAaatagcagcagcatcgtctcCAAAAGAAGCGTCGAGCGCCTGTACTACCCTGATGAGACGCACTTCTTCCGCTACTTCGTGAAGAAGTTCCAGAGGAGAGCGCCTCTCATTAACCGCGGCTACTGGTTGAGACTGCGTGCCATCGATGTTGTGGTCCGCCAATTCCTCACACGCCCGTCTGAgcgcaagaagctcgtcatcAATCTCGGCTGTGGAAG TGATGTATTGCCTTGGCAGTGTCATGCCCGTCATGGCTCAGCATGCGATCGGGTGCTCTTCATCGACATCGACTATCCGGATCTCATGTACAAGAAGCGCGCTGTTGTACTGGAGACGCCTGAATTGAAAGAGCTGCTCGGCCAAGAATACATCATCGGCGAGTCCGATATTCTTTTACGCAGCGAACGGTACTGCCAGATAGGATGCGACCTTCGACAGCTCCAGAAACTTCGTACGACGCTAGAATCATTTCTGTCTCTCGATGACTGTGAGGTCTTGTTCGTGGCTGAAGTGTCCATTACCTACATGGACACCACGTCGGCCGACTTGCTTCTCCAGTGGGCAAGCATCGTTGGGAAAG CCGAATTCTGCCTTCTGGAACAGATTCTCCCACATGGTCCGGATCATCCATTTGCTAAGACAATGCTGATCCACTTTGACAAGCTCAAAACCCCACCGAGATCGGTTCGACAGTATCCGACCCTCGACAGCCAGCGGAATCGCTTTCTTGACCGAGGTTGGGCGGATGTTGCCATATGGGATCTTTGGCAAGTTTGGTCCGACGATTACTTCGTGAATGGCGAAGAGAGGTCTGCACTTGACCAGGTGGAGCCATTTGATGAATGGGAGGAGTTCATTTTGTTCTCGCGACACTATTTCATTGTTCACGCAGTCGCCCCTggggtcgtcgtggtggaTCGTGGTGGAAGTCTTGCTACTGGGGGCGCTGCACCATCGCGGACACCAAACTtcgagcgtctcgacgtggccgtgaCAACACACAGCAACTCGGCTCCCAGACGTCGCTATGGGGAGGCCTTTTTGGTCTCGGACAGCCGTGGCCGAAAGTCTTTGCTTCACATGGGCGGCTTGGGAAGTAGCGGCCGGTCCGATAGCTGGGACATTTACTCGCTCAGTGGGCATAGCGAACCGCCGCGTTTGCCACTCAGGGGACCCCCTTCCAGGATGTGCTTCACTATGACGGACTTGGGCGACTTCGGGATTCTGCTGGCTGGTGGCAGAACGTCCCCAGGAAACGCGCTGTCGGATTGCTGGCTGTACCAGAAAGGCGCGAAACCCTCCTGGCAGATGACCTGGCGACTCCCTGCCCCCTTGTATAGGCACTCGGCAATCAGATTGAAGGGAACGTCTCTCGCATTAGTCTTGGGTGGCAAGACTGGCGCGTCGACGCTCTCCAGCGAGTGCTACGTCTTCTGTCTCGAAAGAGGCTGGCTTCGGTGCCATGTTCAAGGTGCAGATCGCTGTGCGGCGTTTGGGGCCGTGGTCTATGGTGATGCTTCTGTTGAAACGAAGGAGGGAGTGTTTAGCGGTGTGGTTGCTGGAGGCATTCGCGAAGATGGCTGCATCTGCACGAAAGAGTACTCGTGGCGTCTCAGCGTCCTGGAGGAACGG CCGACCATTGAATTCAAGGTTCTGTCTGATTCTCAACAGCTTGGAGGAGCATTGGCTCTGTTTGGCGCAAAATGCGTCGACCTGGGTCCAGACTGGCTGCTCTGTGGCGGTTTGGGACACGAGGCGTCATTCCTGGGTCGGGATCTCGTCCTCATTAGTAGAGACATTGACGGGAAACGCATTGCAAAGGTTCATGGAGCCAAAAACGAGTCTATGGCGTGGCCGTTCATGATTGGGTGTGGCGCCGTGACAACTTCCACCCGGGTCCTTCTCGTCGGTGGGGGGGCAACGTGCTTCTCAATGGGAACATTTTGGGACGCTGGTGTTTACAGTATCGACATACTAGGGGCTCTGAGCGGCGAGAAACCTAGGACACGTGGGAATCCCGCGGTCCAGCATACCGAGACCCGAAGGATCGTGAGCACTGCGGGGGCCACGAGCCCGGCCGACGCGCATGGGGAAGAGCTGACCATTACCCAAGTACCGCGAATAAGGCTGGGAACTGGAGCTATCACATTTGACGACATACTTTCTGATGCGAAACCGGTCATTCTTGAGGGTCTAACCGTGGGGACATGTGTGGAAAAATGGACGCCGCGGTACATGGTGGAGCAAGTCGGCGACGATACCGAG GTCGTTGTGCACGAATGCCACAGAGACTTGCAGAAGATGGACTTCAACTCAAAGAACTTTGACTATGTCCGTGACTCCTTTGGGAAGATAGTGAGCAAGATGCAGGCAGGGGCTCGGATGTATCTGCGGTCGCTGTCACGCGACAAGCCatcagcggcgccagcgatCCTTGAGAACGACTTTCCGCGCCTGGCAATAGACTTTTGTTTGCCACCAGAGTTGGCTCACATCGGCAAGAATCTCTTCAGCTCAGTCCTTCGTATGTCGGGCATGGTCACCATGTGGCTCCACTACGACGTAGGCACCACCCAGGGGGATGCGGTGCTAGAAACGGTGATGAACCGGAAACGCTGA
- the ATG18 gene encoding autophagy protein (EggNog:ENOG503NVSY~COG:U), with protein sequence MASPTLNFITFNQDHSCLAVGTSKGFRIYHTDPFSRIFTSDDGNIAIIEMLFSTSLVALILSPRHLIIQNTKRASVICELTFPSAVLAVRLNRKRLAVVLEEEIYLYDISNMSLLYTIPTSPNPSAICALSPSSENCFIAYPLPKPREDSDNRRPSHAPPQSTYVAPTSGEVLVFDTLTLKAVNVIEAHRSPLCCICLNSDGTLLATASETGTIIRVFSVPRGQKLYQFRRGTYPSTIYSMSFNLSSTLLCVSSTSDTVHIFRLGAPPGNTTPAGAPIEPPGSPRQDRWSRARSYEDADSPGNSAAESPRSDAAELTAANTPTGANKQGHRRQSGSFSNMLRRSSQIMGRGVAGVVGSYLPSSVTEMWEPLRDFAYIKIPKSAASGAQLRSAGTTPAGPLRSVVAMSSSSPQVMVVTSDGGFYVYNIDMENGGEGYLVKQFSVLEGDDKNDISTYGG encoded by the exons ATGGCCAGCCCTACACTGAACTTCATTACTTTCAATCAGGACCACAGCTGTCTTGCCGTCG GCACGTCCAAGGGCTTTCGTATCTACCACACAGATCCCTTCTCAAGGATATTCACTAGCGATGACGGCAACATCGCCATCATAGAGATGCTCTTCTCCACCTCTCTGGTCGCCCTGATCCTGTCCCCCCGCCACTTGATCATACAAAACACAAAG AGAGCCTCCGTTATCTGCGAACTCACATTCCCTTctgccgtgctcgccgttCGACTGAATCGCAAGCGCCTCGCTGTCGTCCTCGAAGAAGAGATATACCTATACGACATCAGCAACATGAGCTTGCTCTACACCATCCCCACCTCTCCGAACCCCTCAGCGATATGCGCCCTCTCGCCGTCCTCAGAGAATTGCTTCATCGCATATCCACTTCCAAAGCCCCGGGAGGACTCAGACAATAGGCGTCCATCACACGCCCCCCCGCAGTCGACCTACGTGGCCCCCACCTCCGGAGAAGTGCTGGTCTTCGACACATTGACACTCAAGGCAGTCAACGTCATTGAGGCTCATCGATCTCCCCTGTGCTGCATATGCCTTAACAGTGACGGCACCCTGCTTGCGACGGCCAGCGAGACAGGTACAATCATCCGGGTGTTTTCTGTCCCGCGCGGTCAGAAGCTATACCAGTTTAGGCGCGGAACGTATCCATCAACTATCTACAGCATGTCCTTTAACCTCAGCTCTACTCTCCTTTGTGTCTCCTCCACATCAGATACGGTGCACATATTCCGGCTAGGGGCCCCTCCCGGCAATACAACACCCGCAGGGGCACCTATTGAACCGCCAGGCTCACCGAGGCAAGACCGCTGGTCACGTGCCCGAAGTTATGAAGATGCCGACTCGCCTGGCAATAGCGCTGCCGAGTCGCCACGGAGTGACGCTGCCGAGCTCACGGCGGCCAACACTCCCACCGGTGCCAACAAGCAGGGCCATCGTAGACAGAGTGGATCTTTCAGCAACATGCTTCGACGGTCGTCGCAAATCATGGGACGCGGTGTAGCCGGGGTGGTCGGGTCCTATCTCCCATCGTCAGTCACTGAGATGTGGGAACCGCTGAGGGACTTTGCCTATATCAAAATCCCCAAATCGGCCGCATCCGGAGCCCAACTCCGTAGCGCGGGAACCACCCCGGCAGGGCCCCTTCGCAGCGTCGTGGCtatgagcagcagcagccctcAGGTGATGGTAGTTACAAGCGACGGCGGGTTCTATGTCTATAACATTGACATGGAGAACGGCGGAGAAGGCTACTTAGTTAAGCAATTCTC GGTTTTGGAAGGGGACGATAAGAACGATATCTCAACATACGGAGGATAG